From a region of the Triticum aestivum cultivar Chinese Spring chromosome 7D, IWGSC CS RefSeq v2.1, whole genome shotgun sequence genome:
- the LOC123168987 gene encoding uncharacterized protein has translation MDQFQDGEHVRLRSRVHGTYLHADEDGHGVSLPRRGASMNAVWSVHIYHRDGPQLLLYSAAYGRYLAATDARATPGHRGFRAVQCDYDRRHMEAIKWHAVWAESENYVVLRDVAGRCLRANKRYLSRNNGVSVDDIDYINNVSTMMHLHWFVELIPARDGLPPLPRPIWHPFPGTGIVTALLPSRMILYVREGADGSRITRGSFKFRGRSVFRLRKKLVRRLRAIMDVSKLVVCVEAGAFGRLTPLVVDLPRSRHNLHIVVIEAGTPAHAELRCPDVDAV, from the exons ATGGACCAGTTTCAGGACGGCGAGCACGTGCGGCTGCGGAGCCGCGTGCACGGCACGTACCTGCACGCCGACGAGGACGGCCATGGCGTCTCCCTCCCCAGGCGCGGCGCGTCGATGAACGCGGTATGGTCCGTGCACATCTACCACCGCGACGGCCCGCAGCTGCTCCTCTACAGCGCCGCCTACGGCCGCTACCTCGCCGCCACCGACGCGCGGGCGACGCCCGGCCACCGCGGCTTCCGCGCTGTGCAGTGCGACTATGACCGTCGGCACATGGAGGCCATCAAGTGGCATGCCGTTTGGGCCGAGTCCGAGAACTACGTCGTGCTCCGCGACGTCGCCGGCCGCTGCCTCCGCGCCAACAAGAGGTACCTCAGCCGGAACAATGGCGTCAGCGTCGACGacatcgactacatcaacaacgtcaGCACGATGATGCACTTGCACTGGTTCGTGGAGCTCATCCCCGCCAGGGATGGCTTGCCTCCCCTTCCACGTCCGATTTGG CATCCCTTCCCCGGAACCGGAATAGTCACCGCCTTGTTGCCGTCGCGGATGATCCTGTACGTGCGGGAGGGCGCCGACGGGAGCCGCATCACCCGTGGCTCATTCAAGTTCAGGGGGAGATCCGTGTTCCGCCTGAGGAAGAAGCTGGTCCGCCGGCTGCGTGCCATCATGGACGTCTCCAAACTCGTCGTGTGCGTCGAAGCGGGTGCTTTCGGGCGGCTTACCCCACTCGTCGTCGACCTGCCCCGCAGCCGCCACAACCTCCACATCGTCGTCATCGAGGCCGGGACGCCAG CCCACGCGGAGTTGCGGTGCCCGGATGTCGATGCAGTGTAG